One Felis catus isolate Fca126 chromosome D3, F.catus_Fca126_mat1.0, whole genome shotgun sequence DNA segment encodes these proteins:
- the ZMAT5 gene encoding zinc finger matrin-type protein 5, giving the protein MGKHYFCDYCNRSFQDNLHNRKKHLNGLQHLKAKKVWYDMFRDAAAILLDEQNKRPCRKFLLTGQCDFGSNCRFSHMSERDLQELSIQVEEERRAREWPLDVVELPEGHLEDWLEKRAKRLSSAPSSRAEPMRNTIFQYPIGWPPVQELPPSLRAPPPGGWPLQPSVQWG; this is encoded by the exons ATGGGGAAGCATTACTTCTGTGACTACTGCAACCGCTCCTTCCAGGACAACCTCCACAACCGCAAGAAGCACCTGAATGGGCTACAGCACCTCAAGGCCAAGAAGGTCTGGTATGACATGTTTCGAG ATGCAGCTGCCATCTTGCTAGATGAACAGAACAAGCGGCCGTGTAGGAAGTTTCTGCTGACAG GCCAGTGTGACTTTGGCTCCAACTGCAGATTTTCCCACATGTCAGAGAGAGATCTGCAAGAGCTGAGTATCCAGGTGGAGG AAGAGAGGCGGGCCAGGGAGTGGCCACTAGATGTCGTCGAGCTCCCTGAGGGCCATCTGGAAGACTGGTTGGAAAAGAGAGCAAAGCGGTTGAGCTCAGCCCCAAGCAGCAG gGCCGAGCCCATGAGAAACACCATCTTCCAGTACCCCATAGGCTGGCCACCAGTCCAGGAGCTGCCTCCATCCCTGCGGGCACCCCCACCCGGGGGGTGGCCCCTGCAGCCCAGCGTCCAGTGGGGCTGA